One genomic segment of Rivularia sp. PCC 7116 includes these proteins:
- a CDS encoding glycosyltransferase family 2 protein has translation MVTPDKVSISIIIPVHNGGESFRKCLSSLRKSEIAPNEIIVVSDADTDGSWLVASEFGAKVIRMPENQGPAKARNLGASIASGDILYFVDADVVISPDAITQVEKAFTQEPSLAALIGSYDDEPGETNFLSQYKNLLHHYTHQIGNEEAFTFWGACGAIRREIFLSLGGFDESYRRPSIEDIELGYRIRSAGYKIRLFKNLHVKHLKNWGFLSLAKAEILYRALPWTELILRHRQLNNDLNLGVSSRLSVICVFGMLTSLFLSFWWVGFLAIAALLSLVVLRLNFEVYRFFYRKRGLTFALRVIPWHCFYYFYGGLAFAIGTSNYLWNEWFLSKLDTSTT, from the coding sequence AGAAAATCAGAAATTGCTCCAAATGAAATAATCGTGGTGTCGGATGCAGACACTGATGGTTCTTGGCTAGTAGCCTCAGAGTTTGGAGCTAAAGTAATCAGAATGCCAGAAAATCAAGGTCCAGCAAAAGCCCGAAATTTAGGTGCAAGTATTGCCAGTGGTGATATTTTGTATTTTGTAGATGCTGATGTAGTTATTTCCCCAGATGCTATTACTCAAGTTGAGAAAGCTTTTACTCAGGAGCCATCGCTAGCTGCTTTAATTGGCTCCTATGATGATGAGCCTGGAGAAACTAACTTTTTGTCTCAATATAAAAATCTACTTCACCACTATACTCATCAGATAGGTAATGAAGAAGCCTTCACGTTTTGGGGTGCTTGTGGAGCTATTCGTCGTGAAATATTTCTCTCTTTAGGGGGATTTGATGAGAGTTATCGACGACCGAGTATAGAAGACATTGAATTAGGATATCGTATCAGGAGTGCTGGTTATAAAATTAGACTTTTCAAGAATTTGCACGTTAAACATTTAAAAAACTGGGGTTTCTTATCTCTTGCAAAAGCAGAGATTTTATACCGTGCTTTACCTTGGACAGAATTAATTTTACGTCACCGCCAGTTAAATAACGACTTGAATCTTGGTGTATCTAGTCGTTTAAGTGTTATCTGTGTCTTTGGAATGTTGACAAGTTTGTTTTTAAGCTTTTGGTGGGTGGGATTTTTAGCTATAGCCGCCCTATTGAGTCTGGTAGTGCTACGGCTTAATTTTGAAGTTTACCGATTTTTCTATAGAAAACGCGGTTTAACCTTTGCATTGCGCGTCATTCCTTGGCATTGTTTTTATTACTTTTACGGCGGTTTAGCTTTTGCAATTGGTACAAGCAATTATTTATGGAATGAGTGGTTTTTATCAAAATTAGATACTTCCACTACTTGA